In a genomic window of Bradyrhizobium sp. LLZ17:
- a CDS encoding GNAT family N-acetyltransferase, with protein sequence MTMAAAMQGRTAGAPARSKASRIAHVDIVADLGRAEPVWRAFEEPGHFFTPYQRFDLLSPWQRLVGEIEGARPFIVIARDAEQKPLALLPLSLRQSHGVRTACFMGGKHTTFNMGLWNAEFAAQAVLADLDALMAPLREHVDVLALMQQPKQWHDRQNPFALLPRQSSINGCPLLVMQPGGPPASRISNSFRRRLKSKEKKLQALGGYRYHLATTDAEITRLLDWFFRVKPARMAEHKLPNVFADPGVEPFIRSACLSPRGEGRIIDIHALECDDEVIAIFAGVADGQRFSMMFNTYTLSEQARYSPGLILMRNIIDRYGERGYRSLDLGIGSDGYKRMFCKDDEDIFDSFVPLTSRGKLAAMAMSSLNRGKRLVKQNQMLFDLARRLRQAFG encoded by the coding sequence ATGACCATGGCTGCGGCGATGCAAGGCCGGACGGCAGGAGCGCCAGCGCGGTCGAAAGCGAGCCGCATCGCGCATGTCGACATCGTCGCCGATCTCGGCCGCGCCGAGCCGGTCTGGCGCGCCTTCGAAGAGCCCGGTCATTTCTTCACGCCGTATCAGCGCTTCGATCTGTTGAGCCCCTGGCAGCGGCTGGTTGGCGAGATCGAGGGCGCCCGCCCGTTCATCGTGATTGCCCGTGATGCCGAGCAAAAGCCACTCGCGCTGCTGCCACTCTCGCTGCGCCAAAGCCACGGCGTGCGCACCGCCTGCTTCATGGGCGGCAAGCACACGACCTTCAACATGGGGCTGTGGAACGCCGAGTTCGCCGCGCAGGCGGTGCTCGCCGATCTCGACGCGCTGATGGCGCCGCTGCGCGAGCACGTCGACGTCCTCGCACTGATGCAGCAGCCGAAGCAATGGCACGACCGGCAAAATCCGTTTGCGCTTCTACCGCGGCAGAGTTCGATCAACGGCTGCCCCTTGTTGGTGATGCAGCCCGGCGGCCCGCCGGCATCGCGGATCAGCAATTCGTTCCGCCGCCGTCTGAAGAGCAAGGAGAAGAAGCTCCAGGCACTCGGCGGCTACCGCTATCACCTCGCCACCACCGACGCAGAGATCACCCGCCTGCTCGACTGGTTCTTTCGGGTCAAGCCGGCGCGGATGGCTGAACACAAGCTACCCAACGTGTTCGCCGATCCTGGCGTCGAGCCGTTCATCCGCAGCGCATGCCTGTCACCGCGCGGCGAAGGCCGCATCATCGACATCCACGCGCTCGAATGCGACGACGAGGTGATCGCGATCTTCGCCGGGGTCGCCGACGGCCAGCGCTTCTCGATGATGTTCAACACCTACACGCTGTCGGAGCAGGCCCGCTACAGTCCCGGCCTGATCCTGATGCGCAACATCATCGACCGCTACGGCGAGCGGGGCTACCGCTCGCTCGACCTCGGCATCGGCTCTGACGGCTACAAGCGGATGTTCTGCAAGGATGACGAAGACATCTTCGACAGCTTCGTCCCGCTGACCTCGCGCGGCAAGCTCGCAGCCATGGCAATGTCCTCGCTCAACCGCGGCAAGCGGCTGGTGAAGCAGAACCAGATGCTGTTCGATCTGGCCCGGCGGCTGCGGCAGGCGTTCGGGTAA
- a CDS encoding polysaccharide deacetylase family protein has translation MASDDRWLERLRLELAWFTGQPLLRSRGEGAILRFQRVRPRRRGGFQPLRNNEISPQFLDRAIRALKRWKYDFVGMDEVCRRAVTLPEKRRFVALTFDGAAKDVISFAYPVLARHAVPFTIYVPTAFPDGVGEAWWLGLEHVIAREDRVSLLMGDREQRFTVTGNAEKQALFSFLEGWLHSLPPAELSAAIADLCTRYRIDLAALSREASMNWEDLAKLAADPLVTIGSATVNYFVLANMKDTAALREITMGKAVAEAAFGREIRHLAFPFGDRASFRRNHVVMAEEAGFASAVSTIPGIVDAEGRTNLRALPRISWDGRVRSLRMMRVLMSGVAFSPVKPTGGATS, from the coding sequence TTGGCATCCGACGACAGATGGCTGGAGCGGTTGCGGCTTGAACTGGCCTGGTTCACCGGCCAGCCGCTGCTGCGCAGCCGCGGCGAGGGCGCCATCCTTCGCTTCCAGCGCGTGCGGCCACGGCGGCGCGGCGGGTTTCAGCCGCTGCGCAACAACGAGATCTCGCCGCAATTCCTCGACCGCGCCATTCGCGCGCTGAAGCGCTGGAAGTATGATTTCGTCGGCATGGACGAGGTTTGCCGGCGCGCGGTCACGCTGCCGGAGAAACGGCGCTTCGTGGCGCTCACCTTCGATGGCGCGGCCAAGGACGTCATCAGCTTTGCCTATCCCGTATTGGCCCGCCACGCCGTTCCCTTCACCATCTACGTTCCCACCGCCTTTCCCGATGGCGTCGGAGAGGCGTGGTGGCTCGGGCTCGAGCACGTGATTGCGCGCGAGGACCGCGTCAGCCTGTTGATGGGCGACAGGGAGCAGCGCTTCACCGTGACCGGCAATGCCGAGAAGCAGGCGCTGTTTTCGTTTCTCGAGGGCTGGTTGCACTCGTTGCCGCCGGCGGAACTGTCGGCCGCGATTGCCGACCTCTGCACGCGTTACCGGATCGATCTCGCCGCACTCTCGCGCGAGGCGTCGATGAATTGGGAGGATCTGGCGAAGCTCGCCGCCGACCCGCTGGTCACGATCGGCAGCGCGACCGTGAACTATTTCGTCCTGGCCAACATGAAGGATACGGCCGCGCTGCGCGAGATCACGATGGGCAAGGCGGTGGCGGAAGCGGCGTTCGGCCGCGAGATCCGGCATCTGGCGTTTCCGTTCGGCGATCGTGCCTCGTTCCGGCGCAACCACGTCGTGATGGCGGAGGAGGCGGGCTTTGCCAGCGCTGTGTCGACGATCCCAGGCATCGTGGATGCGGAGGGGCGAACCAATCTGCGCGCGCTGCCGCGGATTTCCTGGGACGGCCGGGTGCGCTCGCTGCGCATGATGCGCGTGCTGATGTCCGGAGTTGCGTTTTCGCCGGTGAAACCGACCGGCGGCGCTACGAGCTAG
- a CDS encoding DUF2842 domain-containing protein gives MSSRTRKFLGTILLLVLATVWALLGMALAQVPWIAESGWRQAIYYVVVGMGWVLPAMPIVSWMQRPDRVKSSS, from the coding sequence ATGTCCAGCCGCACCCGGAAGTTCCTTGGCACCATCCTGCTGCTGGTGCTCGCCACCGTCTGGGCCCTGCTCGGCATGGCGCTGGCGCAGGTGCCGTGGATTGCCGAGTCCGGTTGGCGGCAGGCGATCTACTACGTGGTGGTCGGCATGGGCTGGGTGTTGCCCGCGATGCCGATCGTGAGCTGGATGCAGCGGCCCGACCGCGTCAAATCTAGCTCGTAG
- a CDS encoding COX15/CtaA family protein produces the protein MTTISTPSEPHRAVRWWLISVAALIALMVLVGGATRLTESGLSIVEWKPVTGSLPPLSAAQWTDAFEAYKKIPQYRELNAGMSLSEFKEIFWWEWSHRLLGRFIGVAYLLPFLFFLWRGGLSGELKRRLWFLFALGGLQGAVGWWMVASGLSERVEVSQYRLATHLVLALLIFAGIVWTVRRLAERPPIAAPARLRLTSALLLVMTFLQIYFGALVAGLRAGRAYNTWPAIDGAFIPSADRLWFETPWWRNMFDNVLTVQFEHRMTAYALFVLAALHAFDAVRSRAAAGGALWLFAAVSLQAVLGILTLLNQVPIGLALSHQAVAIVVLTLAVMQAERLVSRQAAEAQSRAVAVGQAG, from the coding sequence ATGACGACGATCTCCACCCCGTCTGAGCCGCATCGCGCCGTGCGCTGGTGGCTGATCTCGGTAGCCGCTTTGATCGCGCTGATGGTGCTGGTCGGTGGCGCAACGCGGCTGACGGAATCCGGGCTCTCGATCGTCGAATGGAAACCGGTCACCGGCAGCTTGCCGCCGCTCTCGGCGGCGCAATGGACCGACGCCTTCGAGGCCTACAAGAAGATCCCGCAATATCGCGAGCTCAACGCCGGCATGAGCCTGTCCGAGTTCAAGGAGATCTTCTGGTGGGAATGGAGCCACCGGCTGCTCGGCCGTTTCATCGGCGTCGCCTATCTGCTGCCGTTCCTGTTCTTCCTGTGGCGCGGCGGATTGTCCGGTGAGTTGAAGCGGCGTCTGTGGTTCCTGTTCGCGCTCGGCGGCCTCCAGGGCGCGGTCGGCTGGTGGATGGTGGCATCTGGCCTCTCCGAGCGCGTCGAGGTCTCGCAATACCGGTTGGCGACGCATCTGGTGCTTGCGCTCTTGATCTTCGCCGGGATCGTCTGGACAGTGCGCCGGCTTGCCGAACGGCCACCGATCGCAGCGCCTGCGCGGTTGCGGTTGACGAGCGCGCTGCTGCTCGTGATGACTTTTCTGCAGATCTATTTTGGCGCGCTGGTCGCGGGCCTGCGCGCCGGGCGCGCGTACAACACCTGGCCGGCGATCGACGGCGCGTTCATTCCGTCGGCCGACCGGCTGTGGTTCGAGACGCCGTGGTGGCGCAACATGTTCGACAACGTGCTGACGGTGCAGTTCGAGCACCGCATGACCGCCTACGCGCTGTTCGTGCTTGCGGCCTTGCATGCGTTCGATGCGGTGCGATCGCGTGCGGCGGCGGGCGGCGCGTTGTGGCTGTTCGCGGCGGTGAGCCTGCAAGCGGTGCTCGGCATTCTCACGCTGCTCAACCAGGTGCCGATCGGGCTTGCGCTTTCGCACCAGGCCGTGGCGATCGTGGTGCTGACGCTTGCGGTGATGCAGGCGGAACGGCTTGTGTCGCGGCAGGCTGCCGAAGCGCAATCGCGCGCGGTCGCGGTTGGTCAGGCCGGCTGA
- a CDS encoding O-acetylhomoserine aminocarboxypropyltransferase, producing MSDRLPGFSTLAVHAGAQPDPTTGARATPIYQTTSFVFNDADHAASLFGLQAFGNIYTRIGNPTNAVLEERVAALEGGTAALAVASGHAAQVVVLQQLLQPGDEFIAARKLYGGSINQFTHAFKSFGWNVVWADPDDIASFERAVTPRTKAIFIESIANPAGSITDIEAISTVATKAGVPLIVDNTLASPYLIRPIDHGADIVVHSLTKFLGGHGNSIGGIIVDAGTFDWSTGGKYPMLSEPRPEYHGIRLQETFGNFAFAIACRVLGLRDLGPALSPFNAFLILTGIETLPLRMQKHCDNAKAVAEFLAGHPAVASVSYAGLPNDKYYQLARKYAPKGAGAVFTFSLKGGYDAGVGLVSKLQLFSHLANVGDTRSLVIHPASTTHSQLDDAAKIKSGAGPDVVRLSIGIEDKEDLIADLEQALGA from the coding sequence ATGAGCGATCGCCTTCCGGGATTTTCGACCCTCGCCGTGCATGCCGGTGCACAGCCCGACCCGACCACCGGTGCGCGCGCGACTCCGATTTATCAAACCACGTCTTTCGTCTTCAACGACGCCGACCACGCCGCCTCGCTGTTCGGCTTGCAGGCGTTCGGCAACATCTATACCCGCATCGGCAATCCCACCAACGCCGTGCTGGAAGAGCGCGTCGCCGCGCTCGAAGGCGGCACCGCCGCGCTCGCGGTCGCCTCGGGCCATGCCGCGCAGGTGGTCGTGTTGCAGCAATTGCTGCAGCCCGGCGACGAGTTCATCGCCGCGCGAAAGCTCTATGGCGGCTCGATCAACCAGTTCACGCACGCGTTCAAGAGCTTTGGTTGGAACGTGGTGTGGGCCGACCCCGACGACATCGCAAGCTTCGAACGTGCGGTCACGCCGCGCACCAAGGCGATCTTCATCGAGTCCATCGCCAATCCCGCCGGCAGCATCACCGATATCGAGGCGATCTCGACCGTGGCGACCAAAGCGGGCGTGCCGTTGATCGTCGACAACACGCTGGCCTCGCCCTATTTGATCCGCCCGATCGATCATGGTGCCGACATCGTCGTGCATTCGCTGACGAAATTTCTCGGCGGCCACGGCAATTCGATCGGCGGCATCATCGTCGATGCCGGCACCTTCGACTGGTCGACCGGCGGCAAATATCCGATGCTTTCGGAGCCGCGGCCCGAATATCACGGCATCAGGCTGCAGGAGACCTTTGGCAATTTCGCTTTCGCGATCGCCTGCCGCGTGCTCGGCCTGCGCGATCTCGGACCGGCGCTGTCACCGTTCAATGCTTTCCTGATCCTCACAGGCATCGAGACATTGCCGCTGCGCATGCAGAAGCACTGCGATAATGCCAAAGCGGTCGCCGAATTCCTCGCCGGGCATCCGGCGGTGGCCTCGGTGAGCTATGCGGGCCTGCCGAACGACAAATACTACCAGCTCGCGCGCAAATACGCGCCCAAGGGCGCAGGCGCCGTGTTCACCTTCAGCCTGAAGGGCGGCTATGACGCGGGTGTGGGCCTCGTCTCGAAATTGCAGTTGTTCTCGCATCTGGCCAATGTCGGCGACACCCGCTCGCTGGTGATCCACCCCGCCTCGACCACGCACAGCCAGCTCGACGACGCCGCCAAGATCAAGTCCGGCGCCGGCCCCGACGTGGTCCGGCTCTCGATCGGCATCGAGGACAAGGAAGACCTTATCGCCGATCTGGAGCAGGCGCTGGGGGCGTAG
- a CDS encoding CoA-binding protein: protein MNHDAYPDNYIRAILNSVKSIAMVGASPVNVRPSYFAFKYLAQRGYDMIPVNPGHVGKDLLGKPFVASLSDIGHPIDMIDIFRNSSHIMPVVEEALRLDPLPKVIWMQLGARDDAAAEKAEAVGIKVVMNRCPKIEYGRLSSEISWMGVNSRTLSSKRAPAPTQGMRLSLNRMSVGGGDTAASDRAAKNKSEQS, encoded by the coding sequence ATGAACCACGACGCCTATCCCGACAATTACATCCGCGCCATCCTCAACAGCGTGAAGTCGATCGCGATGGTCGGCGCCTCGCCGGTCAACGTGCGGCCGAGCTATTTTGCGTTCAAATATCTGGCGCAGCGCGGCTACGATATGATCCCGGTCAATCCCGGCCATGTCGGCAAGGACCTGCTTGGAAAACCGTTCGTCGCCTCGCTCTCCGACATCGGCCATCCCATCGACATGATCGACATCTTTCGCAATTCCAGCCACATCATGCCGGTGGTCGAGGAAGCCCTGAGGCTCGATCCGCTGCCGAAGGTGATCTGGATGCAGCTGGGCGCGCGTGACGACGCGGCGGCAGAAAAGGCGGAAGCGGTTGGCATCAAGGTGGTGATGAACCGCTGCCCCAAGATCGAATACGGCCGCCTGTCGTCCGAAATCTCCTGGATGGGCGTGAATTCGCGCACACTCAGTTCCAAGCGCGCACCAGCACCGACGCAGGGCATGCGGCTATCCCTCAATCGGATGAGTGTGGGCGGTGGCGACACCGCGGCGTCGGACCGCGCCGCCAAAAACAAGAGCGAGCAAAGCTGA
- a CDS encoding enoyl-CoA hydratase, with protein sequence MSVQAARTPSPQPPILLRETIGSIAVLTLNRPDARNSLSEAMIAGLHAELDAVRDDKAVRGVVIAANGLAFSAGHDMKELTARRADPDRGRAFFADMMNACSAMMQAIVRLPKPVVAAVQGIATAAGCQLVASCDLAVVSETASFATPGVDIGLFCSTPMVALSRNVPRKQAMEMLLTGEPIPAVRAREIGLVNRVVAAGTERDAAIALAQQVALKSAYTVKLGKEAFYRQAEMSLADAYRYAAEVMTENMMARDAEEGIGAFIDKRTPTWRDE encoded by the coding sequence ATGTCCGTCCAGGCCGCCCGTACCCCTTCCCCGCAACCGCCGATCCTGCTGCGTGAGACTATCGGCAGCATCGCGGTTCTCACGCTGAACCGCCCGGACGCGCGCAACAGCCTGTCGGAGGCGATGATCGCCGGCCTGCATGCAGAGCTCGATGCCGTCAGGGACGACAAGGCCGTCCGCGGCGTCGTGATCGCAGCCAACGGTCTCGCCTTCTCCGCAGGCCACGACATGAAGGAGCTGACCGCGCGCCGCGCCGATCCCGATCGCGGCCGCGCCTTCTTCGCGGACATGATGAACGCCTGCAGCGCGATGATGCAGGCGATCGTGCGCCTGCCGAAGCCAGTTGTTGCCGCCGTCCAGGGCATCGCGACCGCGGCCGGGTGCCAGCTCGTCGCCAGCTGCGATCTCGCGGTCGTATCGGAAACAGCGAGCTTCGCCACGCCGGGCGTCGACATCGGGCTGTTCTGCTCGACGCCGATGGTGGCGCTGTCGCGCAACGTGCCGCGCAAGCAGGCGATGGAAATGCTGCTGACGGGCGAGCCGATCCCGGCCGTGCGTGCCCGCGAGATTGGTCTGGTCAATCGCGTGGTCGCCGCCGGCACCGAGCGCGACGCGGCGATTGCGCTGGCGCAGCAGGTCGCGCTGAAGTCGGCCTACACGGTCAAGCTCGGCAAGGAGGCATTCTACCGTCAGGCCGAAATGAGCCTTGCGGACGCCTATCGCTATGCGGCAGAGGTGATGACCGAGAACATGATGGCGCGCGACGCCGAGGAAGGCATCGGCGCCTTCATCGATAAGCGCACGCCGACATGGCGGGATGAGTGA
- a CDS encoding PaaI family thioesterase: MALAKMSVAELEDFLRNEFPQAFSGDDITIESADGQTSLLRQRYGEKMLRPGGTVSGPTLMALADFAMYVVLLSAIGPIGLAVTTNLNINFLRKGQPGQDVLAEARLLKLGKRLAVGEVNLLSGTSPDPIAHVTSTYSIPNV, from the coding sequence ATGGCGTTGGCGAAAATGAGCGTGGCGGAGCTTGAGGACTTTCTCCGGAACGAATTTCCCCAGGCGTTCAGCGGCGACGACATCACGATCGAGAGCGCGGACGGCCAGACCAGCCTTTTGCGGCAGCGCTACGGTGAAAAAATGCTCCGGCCCGGCGGAACCGTGTCGGGCCCGACACTGATGGCGCTGGCCGATTTCGCCATGTACGTGGTGCTGTTGTCGGCCATTGGGCCGATCGGGCTCGCGGTCACCACCAATCTCAACATCAACTTCCTGCGCAAGGGCCAGCCGGGCCAGGACGTGCTGGCGGAGGCGCGCCTGCTCAAGCTTGGCAAGCGCCTGGCGGTCGGGGAGGTGAACCTGCTGTCCGGCACCTCGCCCGATCCCATTGCCCATGTCACATCGACCTATTCCATTCCAAATGTTTGA
- the rplM gene encoding 50S ribosomal protein L13 has product MKTFSAKPAEVTKKWVLIDAKGLVVGRLATIVAMRLRGKHLPTYTPHVDCGDNIIIINAQHAVLTGRKREQKTYYKHTGYVGHVKERTARQILEGKHPERVLEKAVERMIPRGPLGRVQMGNLRVYGGADHPHEAQTPEKIDIAKLNRKNTRAA; this is encoded by the coding sequence ATGAAAACCTTTTCGGCAAAGCCGGCCGAGGTGACGAAGAAGTGGGTGCTGATCGACGCCAAGGGTCTGGTCGTCGGCCGCCTCGCCACCATCGTCGCCATGCGCCTGCGCGGCAAACACCTCCCGACCTACACCCCGCATGTTGATTGCGGCGACAACATCATCATCATCAATGCCCAGCATGCTGTCCTCACCGGTCGCAAGCGCGAGCAGAAGACCTATTACAAGCACACCGGCTATGTCGGCCACGTCAAGGAGCGCACCGCGCGCCAGATCCTCGAAGGCAAGCATCCCGAGCGCGTGCTCGAGAAGGCCGTCGAGCGCATGATCCCGCGTGGTCCGCTCGGTCGCGTCCAGATGGGCAATCTCCGCGTTTACGGCGGCGCCGATCATCCGCACGAGGCCCAGACGCCCGAGAAGATCGACATCGCCAAGTTGAACCGCAAGAACACGAGGGCCGCATAA